One Fundulus heteroclitus isolate FHET01 chromosome 11, MU-UCD_Fhet_4.1, whole genome shotgun sequence DNA segment encodes these proteins:
- the adssl gene encoding adenylosuccinate synthase, like: protein MASDSSMANGNGQEAASLNGEPVLKRPRENVPPEVSLRTPREPQNKVTVVLGAQWGDEGKGKVVDLLAMDADIVCRCQGGNNAGHTVVVDSVEYDFHLLPSGVLNKKAISFIGNGVVIHLPGLFEEAEKNLRKGKGLQGWEERLKISDRAHIVFNFHQAVDGIQEQQRQQQEGKNLGTTKKGIGPAYSSKAARNGLRVCDLVSDFKVFEEKFRMLADHFLTMYPNLNVDITGELKQLKEYAERLRPLVTDGVYFMHKALTGPSKKILVEGANAALLDIDFGTYPFVTSSNCTVGGVCTGLGVPPSYVGRVYGVVKAYTTRVGVGAFPTEQDDEVGDLLQTRGREFGVTTGRRRRCGWLDLILVRYAHMVNGFSAIALTKLDILDTLPEIKVGVAYKVDGEPLPSFPANMDVLTRVSVDYQTFPGWCCSTETARSFEELPPQAQNYIRFIEDFLQVPVKWVGVGKSRESMIKLF from the exons ATGGCATCCGACAGCAGCATGGCGAACGGCAACGGACAGGAGGCTGCTTCCCTGAACGGAGAGCCGGTGCTTAAGCGGCCGAGGGAGAACGTGCCGCCGGAAGTGTCGCTCCGCACCCCGAGGGAGCCCCAGAACAAAGTGACCGTGGTGCTCGGAGCCCAGTGGGGCGACGAGGGCAAGGGGAAAGTTGTGGACTTGCTCGCAATGGATGCGGATATTGTATGCAGGTGCCAG GGAGGAAACAATGCCGGTCACACTGTGGTCGTGGACTCGGTGGAGTATGACTTCCACCTGCTGCCCAGCGGCGTGCTCAACAAGAAGGCCATCTCATTCATCG GCAACGGAGTGGTGATCCACCTGCCCGGTCTGTTCGAAGAGGCTGAAAAGAATCTGCGGAAGGGCAAAG GACTTCAGGGATGGGAGGAGAGGTTGAAGATTTCCGATCGGGCCCACATTG TGTTCAACTTCCACCAAGCTGTGGATGGAATCCAggagcagcagcggcagcagcaagAAGGCAAAAA TTTGGGGACCACTAAGAAAGGTATCGGACCTGCCTACTCATCCAAGGCAGCTCGCAACGGCCTGCGAGTGTGTGACCTCGTCTCAGACTTCAAGGTTTTTGAAGAGAA GTTCCGAATGTTGGCGGATCACTTCCTAACCATGTATCCAAACCTCAACGTGGACATCACAGGGGAGCTCAAGCAGCTGAAG GAATATGCAGAGAGGCTGCGCCCCCTGGTGACTGACGGTGTGTACTTCATGCACAAAGCGCTCACTGGTCCCAGTAAGAAAATCCTGGTGGAGGGAGCCAATGCGGCTCTGCTGGACATCGACTTCG GGACGTATCCTTTCGTCACGTCCTCCAACTGCACCGTTGGAGGGGTCTGCACCGGCCTTGGCGTGCCTCCGTCTTACGTCGGCCGGGTCTACGGCGTCGTCAAAGCGTACACCACCCGGGTCGGAGTTGGTGCTTTTCCAACAGAGCAGGATGAC GAGGTCGGCGATCTGCTGCAGACCAGAGGGAGAGAGTTCGGCGTGACGACGGGCCGGAGGAGGCGCTGCGGCTGGCTGGACCTGATCTTGGTCAGATACGCCCACATGGTCAACGGCTTCTCAGC GATCGCTTTGACAAAGCTGGATATCTTGGACACACTGCCAGAGATTAAAGTGGGCGTGGCTTACAAGGTTGATGGAGAACCCCTACCAAGCTTCCCAG CAAACATGGACGTGTTGACGCGCGTGTCGGTGGATTACCAGACGTTTCCCGGCTGGTGCTGCAGCACCGAGACAGCCAGGAGCTTCGAGGAGTTGCCTCCACAGGCACAGAATTACATTCGCTTCATCGAGGACTTCCTGCAAGTGCCAG TGAAGTGGGTCGGAGTGGGAAAGTCTAGAGAAAGCATGATCAAACTCTTCTGA